The DNA region ATCATTCcagctgttgttattttttccaAGCCATTCCATCCTACTTTCCACCGATTACAAAATGTGGTTCCTCATCCTCTCCCTCCTGCATATTTTTATCACTTGAAGAAGGCAATTCATCTTTCTTGTCTATAGGTAAACAAAAGGACATGTTGAATGATGCACAGTAAGTCATTGTCCCTCCTTTAAGGCAATCATAATACAAATTATCAACTAATTGCAAATATTACATATTGGAAACCTTAGATTCCCTATTTGCTTACAAGCCTTCCTGATAAATAGTACTGGTCCAAAGTATACCATTATCATAATGATAACTTAATTAAGGACAAGGTGCATAACATGTGGTAAAGGATCACTTTACcttaaagaaaaagcaaaaaaaatgttcaaaaaggATGTTAAACAAAGTTACCttgctcatttttaacatttgttttggctaacaatttcttttgtttctttttgtttctaaaaaacaGATATATTTACGGAGGGATATTGCAATAAAATAAACCATATTAGGATAGCCTGTATTTAACACTTATCATTAGCACGAAAATTATTTTGGACGTGATTGGCTAATAGGACAAGATATACATATATTTCCGATATAGAGTGCAATTCTCAACATTCGGGGCGCAATTCTCAATATTTATGTCGAAGTTAAAAATGCCTTAAATAGGTCAAAATGGTGATTAAAATTCGCTAGAAACAGGCAAAAACAAAAGCACTCAATAAAAAGACACACTAAATATACActctaaaaaaagttaaaaccaaCTTGCAGAAGCTAAACTATTTTGTAGCTATATAATGAAACTCCAAAGTtaaaccaccaccaccaccaccaccaccaccaccaccaccaaaaATACCATAGGTCCGATATTGGACCTATGGTATTTTTAATATTGTCAAAGTCTTTTTCTTATATGCGTGTAAAAAGAACAGCGCAAGAGATAGTGATTAGTAGACTCGATTTAAAGACCACAACTGCAAAGAGGATTTAGGGTATCGCAAAAATTATGTCTGAATTTATGCTCTCTAAAGTGACTAAAGTTTACGCACAATCGGGTTAATAGTGTTAGTCCACGAGGATCGTGGATTTTATACACAGGACGCATTTTTGGCttaataaaattaagaagaccTGTTTGAAATTTCGAGATTGATAGTAAATTTTTCAAATCGGGCCCAAGTTTATTCCACTCATTTACCGTGTACGGGAAAAAAGAATTCTTAAAATATTCAGTACTGGTTTTGAAATTCCTAAACAAATTACTTCTAGCCTGGTCATAAGAACTTTGCTTCAAGGGAAGCAATGAACCTAGATAGCCAGGTGAGGTACCTGAtacaatattgaaaaagaaaacaagtcaGCGATACCAACGCCTGTCGCTAAGGCTCTCAAGACCAAGTTCTTCATAGAGACGCTCGCAAAAAGTACCTCTGATAGCTTTAGTGACAGCAAGAGCAGCATTGTATAGGACAGATTCTATCTTATTGCAGAAACTGTCATTGTGTGGCTGGTCATATATTACATCTGCGTAATCAAGAtgtgatctaataaatacaCAATAATGACTGCCGTGGAAATAATTATGAAGTCTCTTTATAAGCGATATACCTTTGTCAGCCTTACATATCTTCTCATTTAAATGATGATCAAAACTAAGTTTATTATCAAGAATTAATTCAAGTTGTTTCTGTGTTGGCAAAGATACTACGGTAGAGTCATTAAAATATAAAGGAGGGGTGGTTAATGGACTTCTTTTTGTGGGAAAAATTACCTCTGTAGCTTGTTTGCTAGGATCAGGGTTAAAAGCCATCTTCCATTGAAAAGCCCACTTTTTAACAGTAGAAAGATCATTATTTAGGTCTATGCTACACTTTGTAATGTCATAAACAGTAGAAAATATAGATGTGTCATCAGCAAACAGTTTGGATACAGATACAATGTTTTCAGGAAGATCAttaatataaatcaaaaaaagaagTGGACCAAGGATAGAGCCTTGTGGAACACCAGCGTTTATATTGATCCAGTTGGATGACTGAACACCTAAAACTACTACTTTCTactataattttccaaaatattgTAGAAACCTCCTTCGACACCATagcattataatttataaagAAGACCTTCGAGCCAAACTTTATCAAAAGCCTTGgacatatcaagaaatacaccTCTAGTTTCAAGAGAAGGATTGAGAGAAGGATTGAGAAAGAGAAGGATTGAGAatttcacctttgcaacgcttgcatacaaacggAATGTCAGTTCTTAACCTTCCTCCAATaccactgcacttcttatgtacccgtGCTTACAAGTCTGACAAAGAAGTGAGTTACTACCAAACCCTTTCCTGCGAAGTCCACAAGTCCATTCTGCCATTAAAAGGACATACTTGGCTTTAATGCTACTAAACATAACTATAGACTTCGCCGCATTCACTCCTAATCCTTTCTCTTCCactcctttcttccacttctcaaactttcttCGACtacatacaataactcccatggacaacctgctgaacttttgcactgaATTGTCTTACAACAATCtattccttcagcttccagactttacgacgggcctgtactttcccttggttTCTTTCATGCTCTTCAagatatcacaaaccagcaacctatgccgCCCACCATGACGAGTTCACTGTCTCCAAACCTTGATGTGACTGATATTAACTTATCATAAAACTTACCTTTATCTTcttcactgagtccacactgtgaaGCATAAACTGACATAAAAATGACAATTATATTacttatcaaaaactttattactATAATACAACTactaacacgcataacatctattactttttctacccaatTCTCTGTGacaaatatgccaactcctccatatccatcactattaccaatccaaaaaaccATAATACCTTGTCGTCCTGCCTTCCTGAACACAACGCATATCAACATAATGTTCTAACATCTCAACTACCTCTCAGTGTACCAACCAGTGGGTAACGATCTGatgatgctcacacctgacatctgtcctatcATGCGCAACACCTTccctccttagagttccagtcCTGTTTACGCAGTTATCTGATCAACTGTTCTCACTGCCATTAATAAAAAGTTTTgccattgttttacagctggatgccttTCCTAACGCCAACCATTCACAGActggactgggtgttttttaaagtgacaccatcactatgtggttttcatgggacttccacaatcgcccctgtACACTAAGAAATGGTGGAGGATTTTTAATTCCTCTCTTCTCTCTCAAAAGAGACCCTTGACCTTCACCCGATCTTAAATAAAACCATATGCTTGTAGAACGCATAAGCTTTCTCAAATGtcttaataaataattatttttaaccttttAGCTCGTTTCTTTGCAGTTGCTTCTTCTGCTTGAAGTTTGTTTTGTATcattttttcattaaatttctcaTCCAATTCAGTCTAAAAATTTTAGGAACAACATAAACATATACATTGCAACGTTATTTTATAATATAGACATCTAGATCATCACACAAAAGCAAAAAGCTCTCTACAATAACTTCATAGCACaagagtaaaaaatgtttttttcctgTAAATATACAATATTTGTTAGCTTTAAACACATTTTTAATTCTCCAGTTGTATACCTTAAcagattttttttccaaatattcCTGTCGTTTTCTTTCACGTTTTCGTATTCCTCTATAAACATGAAATTCTCCACTACCAGCACCAGCACTAGAACCTAAATAACACCCAAAAATAGGCTTAAATACAAACTTTATAAAACACAGGTAGCATGGGCCATGCCTTAAGTGGTATTTGCAGGCTTTTGACCATAAACAGAATTATATAACGTAAGCATAAAGGTAAAGGTATTCAAATACAAAGTATGTACATTCTTAAATGTCAAATCAGTTTAACATTCCAGCAAAGTACGGGAAACTGAGTTAGAACAGAGAAAAATTTTCCTGACAATAAATTTTGACCATATCAAATTACACTAACAAAGTTCTTCTTATTAACTTCCATACATTACCCATTACATGTCTAACAAATTCGGGTGCTTCCCTTGGTTTCCACTCTTTTCGTGGTTCTGGGATATATGCCTCTTTCATCTAAAGAATTAAGTCAAAGAAATTATGTATGCAACCAACCAAAAggttttaaaacattaaaattgtgCAGAAAATATATCGGCTATTGCAATCATACTAATTAGTGTAATTATGTTCTTTTGTCCATGTTCAGTTTTTTGgttatattaattttaatttgcagCAATCAGTGGTTCAAGAAATATGTATATTTTGtagcattttaatttttcagttcaatttgaaaaaggaaaaattaaagaaacgttTTTATGCTTGCAaggttcaaatttaaaaaaaaaattctattaagTGAAATTATCGACTTGTAAATTAagagaaaatcttatttatataaaaagattctttgtttttcatgcAAAAATCAAATTATTTGACTGTGCAGTTGACAAAGATGTCTGTGAAATTCAGCTCAGGTTTAAAAATATCATCATCATTGATAACAATTTTGAGTCTATAACCAAGAAGTTGACAGTCTTCTTCTTGTTTAGAGAATCCAACTGCAAAACTGTGAAATTTCTGTGTCACGAAGACTTCATGCAGTAAAGTATGAAAAAAATGGTCTTTTTTAGACACTTCAACATAATTGAGCCtatttaacttttgtttttattttcaacgaaTTTTATCACTTCTTATACATTCTAATGATGGGTGTAAGGTCgaaatatcaatttttaaaagaaactttttcgACTCTGTTTCTTTGTTAATAATGTTTAAGCTTCTGGTTATATTATTCGCCATAAAAATGAGTGACAAAAAGTTAAATTTCAAAAAGGCACATTCAAAAGAAACTCGAATTAAGAAACAATGGAAAAATTTTTTGCATCTCCCctggttaaataataaaaatggctTGAAATTAGACATTTAACTGCACTTCTTTACAGTAACAAGAAATAACAAGgatcttaaaaaattaattaaagtgTGAAAGCTTACTGGGTCACTCATTAACTTATCTAATTTCCGTTTCTGTATATCAGTGGTAGTTCTGCATATTGTTACTTCTTTTGTcttgtctttttctttttccaattgTTCAAGTACTTTTCcttcttttcttaacttttcaAGATGCTCTCGCTCACGTTGTTCTTTTTTGAGTTGAACTTCATTCCGTATAATGTTCATATTCCACTACATTTAGAATATTGATAAACTAAAAAGTTGTGGTAACAATGTTTTACCAATTGTGTATATTAATCAAGTAATAGTATATTAATCAAGTAATAGTATATTAATCAAGTAATAGTATATTAATCAAGTAATGGTATATTAATCAAGTAATGGTATATTAATCAAGTAATGGTATATTAATCAAGTAATGGTATATTAATCAAGTAATGGTATATTAATCAAGTAATAGTATATTAATCAAGTAATAGTATATTAATCAAGTAATAGTAATACGCCAAGTCTGTATTGCATTGCAGTTTTTTTACTTTAGCTAGTTGTTTTTTCATCAAACTTAAAACTGAATGGCTAACATATGAAATCATTTAGTCAACACATGGTGCTATACCAAATTGTAGCGCATTTTGTAGTGTAGTGTCAtgcaatatatttaaatcaggaaaaattttattgttctgcATCTCAATCATATAAGACTGCTAAACAAATAAAATGAGCTTTTTAAAACCATTTGTAGATATTATTTCTTGTGctattactttaaaaaagtttttttatacaaacaaaatttagttttttaacaTCGAATAAAGACCATGACAAACCATGCTAGATATAGAATATCAAACTGGACCAAtcattgaaaaaagaaattgaattcAACTATTTTTGGGAATGAATTTTTTGCGGGTAAAAATTTTTCGTGGATATTAATTTAGTGTTCTTGACCCTAAATTCCACCAAAACTTTCAACTTAGGCTCAATCGCAAATTTAAATTCTGATGATTTCTCATTCTGATGATTTCTGGTCTTGATGggttgataaaaaaaacaaatagcttaatatatatataccaaatatcttgtttttgaaattttgaaaatatatacatatatgtttttccttttattattttaatttcttctgttaaaaaaaggtaaaaaaaacacataaagatAACGATGTACATAATGAACTTCTAATATATATGATTTATGTGGTCTGGTAACACCATAGCAACTTACCATTGATTATTTGTTTCATTAGTTTTTtgagagatttttttttaatttttttatatatagataATGTTTTTTGAAGGTTACCTAAgatgctttaaaaaattaattccaaATATTAATTCCATCAACATTTTCATAAAACATTCACATATATAGAAGAAAGTTACAATGTAATCATATATTTTGCACAGTTTAAGGGATATATATATAGATGTATAATATACTAATACACTTGTAAGGTCAAAGGCTATTTATACCGGTTATTGTGTATGAAATTGGAACTTGAAATCCGAATTGTTATCAATATTTCTTGAATCAAGACAAAGAACAGATTGATTTTATGAGTGATACACTTATTGTGTATGAAATTGGAACTTGAAATCCGAATTGTTATCAATATTTCTTGAATCAAGACAAAGAACAGATTGATTTTATGAGTGATACACTTATTGTGTATGAAACTTGGAACTTGAAATCCGAATTGTTATCAATATTTCTTGAATCAAGACAAAGAACAGATTGATTTTATGAGTGATACACCTAGGACCGGCTGCACATATTAATTTGGATAATTATATGGGCAGTCGAACAGGTATATACGTAAAACTTGTTATACTTGCTTCCCAAATTCTTTCATAGttgcatttgttatttattgttcCTGCTTTCCGTTTTAAAAGAATGTCTTCTCAAAAGTTAGCAGTTTTGCTCTAAACAAACACTGTTTTACAAGAGAATTCAATTACTAAGAAGCAAGGGGATGTTTTAGCTGAACTTTGTGCAAACGCTCCTTGTACCATAATGTAAGAAATTGTCTAAGACTTTATGATCCCTTAAAACACACAACTCAAATTGAAAAGCTCTTTAACCAGAAGTGCAATAAACCCGTTCTTATTGAAACCTATGATTACCTTTTCATGCAACATGCTCTGGTagtagtagagcgcgggccctaattgggtctgcgtcgctcaaaatgagcattaaatactctaggactctccatctaagccattgcccctcctggaaataatagacagggtatatccctcgatatttgtgaggctagccatgtaaaatatgcacatctat from Hydractinia symbiolongicarpus strain clone_291-10 chromosome 6, HSymV2.1, whole genome shotgun sequence includes:
- the LOC130647277 gene encoding PRKR-interacting protein 1 homolog, which encodes MNIIRNEVQLKKEQREREHLEKLRKEGKVLEQLEKEKDKTKEVTICRTTTDIQKRKLDKLMSDPMKEAYIPEPRKEWKPREAPEFVRHVMGSSAGAGSGEFHVYRGIRKRERKRQEYLEKKSVKTELDEKFNEKMIQNKLQAEEATAKKRAKRNKKKQKKLLAKTNVKNEQDKKDELPSSSDKNMQEGEDEEPHFVIGGK